A window of the Cynocephalus volans isolate mCynVol1 chromosome 10, mCynVol1.pri, whole genome shotgun sequence genome harbors these coding sequences:
- the PLK5 gene encoding inactive serine/threonine-protein kinase PLK5: MEPGRRRRRRSHQLVAAFLRDPGSGRVYRRGKLIGKGAFSRCYELTDMSTSAVFALKVVPRGGSGAGRLQPRGQVEREIALHSRLRHRNIVAFHGHFADHDHVYMVLEYCSRQSLAHVLKARQTLTEPEVRYYLRGLVSGLRYLHQRRIVHRDLKLSNFFLNKNMEVKIGDLGLAARVGPGGRCHRVLCGTPNFLAPEVVSRDGHSCQSDIWALGCIMYMVLTGAPPFMVAPLSEMYQNIRDGRYPEPAHLSPNARRLIAHLLAPNPAERPSLDHLLQDDFFTQGFTPDQLPPHSCHSPPVFTVPQPLGRLLRKVGRLLLTQCQPPCPCTPKEASGPGEDEPKPGSMQWGSERVTPFSEVPIHLLTQGTLRSDPAGPEGSSRLEVDAAMRSLQLCLDAGPLATQDPPGEQRSIIWAPEWVDYSSKYGFGYQLSDGGSGVLLRDGTHMALRPPGGQVCYMPNRGRLETFTLRAVPSSLGAKLAVLRLFARYMQQRLREEEALPAPPASPSFCLLRFLVSEQALLLLFSDGTVQVSFSGVQSHLVLMGEGAGLLLTHWEHGHPGTSYSLGALRSHGCSAAARQHLHHALRMLQSS; encoded by the exons ATGGAgcccgggcggcggcggcggcgcaggAGCCACCAGCTGGTCGCCGCCTTCCTGCGCGACCCGGGCTCGGGACGCGTCTACAGGCGCGGGAAGCTGATCGGCAAG GGCGCCTTTAGCCGCTGCTACGAGCTGACGGACATGTCCACCAGCGCCGTGTTTGCCCTCAAGGTGGTGCCCCGCGGCGGGAGCGGGGCTGGTCGGCTGCAGCCTCGGGGGCAG GTGGAGCGCGAGATCGCCCTGCACAGCCGTCTGCGACACCGCAACATCGTGGCCTTCCACGGACACTTTGCTGACCATGACCATGTGTACATGGTGCTGGAGTACTGCAGCCGCCAG TCTTTGGCCCACGTGCTGAAGGCGCGGCAGACCCTGACAGAGCCTGAGGTGCGCTACTACCTGCGGGGCCTGGTCAGCGGCCTGCGCTACCTGCACCAGCGGCGCATCGTGCACCGAGACCTCAAGCTCA GTAATTTCTTCCTTAACAAGAACATGGAGGTGAAGATCGGAGACCTGGGGCTGGCTGCCAGAGTGGGGCCGGGGGGCCGCTGCCACAG AGTGCTCTGCGGGACCCCAAACTTTCTGGCCCCAGAGGTTGTCTCCAGGGATGGGCATTCCTGCCAGTCAGACATCTGGGCGCTGGGCTGCATCAT GTACATGGTGCTGACTGGCGCCCCGCCCTTCATGGTGGCGCCCCTGTCGGAGATGTACCAAAACATCCGCGATGGCCGCTACCCGGAGCCTGCCCACCTGTCACCCAACGCGCGGCGCCTCATCGCCCACCTCCTGGCGCCCAACCCGGCCGAGCGGCCCAGCCTGGACCACCTGCTGCAGGATGACTTCTTCACGCAG GGCTTCACTCCAGACCAGCTGCCACCCCACTCCTGCCACAGCCCACCCGTCTTCACAGTCCCCCAGCCTCTGGGCAGGCTCTTACGGAAGGTGGGCCGGCTGCTGCTGACCCAGTGCCAGCCACCCT GCCCCTGCACACCTAAAGAGGCCTCAGGTCCAGGAGAAGATGAGCCCAAACCTGGTTCCATGCAGTGGGGCAGCGAG AGAGTGACTCCCTTCTCTGAGGTCCCCATCCACCTGCTCACACAAGGAACGCTTCGGAGTGACCCAGCAG GGCCCGAGGGCAGCTCACGGCTGGAGGTGGACGCAGCCATGAGAAGCCTGCAGCTCTGCCTGGACGCCGGCCCCCTGG CCACACAGGACCCCCCAGGAGAGCAGCGGTCCATCATCTGGGCCCCCGAGTGGGTCGATTATTCCAGCAAGTATGGCTTTGGCTACCAGCTGTCAGACGGGGGCAGCGGTGTCCTGCTTCGGGATGGCACCCACATGGCCTTGCGCCCCCCAGGAGG CCAAGTTTGCTACATGCCTAACCGTGGGAGGCTGGAAACATTCACCCTGAGGGCTGTGCCGAGCTCCCTGGGTGCCAAGCTGGCCGTCCTGCGACTCTTCGCGCGCTACATGCAGCAGCGGCTGCGGGAG GAGGAGGCCCTGCCCGCGCCACCTGCCAGCCCCAGCTTCTGCCTGCTGCGCTTCCTCGTGTCTGAGCAggccctgctgctgctgttcaGTGATGGGACGGTGCAG GTCAGCTTCAGTGGAGTCCAGTCTCATCTGGTGCTGATGGGCGAGGGTGCAGGGCTGCTGCTCACCCACTGGGAGCATGGCCATCCTGGCACCTCCTACTCACTGGGCGCCCTGCGGAGCCACGGCTGTTCTGCAGCTGCCCGCCAGCACCTTCACCACGCCCTCCGCATGCTGCAGAGTAGCTAG